One region of Primulina tabacum isolate GXHZ01 chromosome 1, ASM2559414v2, whole genome shotgun sequence genomic DNA includes:
- the LOC142541775 gene encoding uncharacterized protein At1g01500-like, with product MDFHEEVEVSFSLREMEDSDEEHHENGAVVNGNTFIRHSSHQQGINNKASLAWLDLRVFYVRFSKCVIQDYSIPECLTVNYVPLNRDTLLEINGIRTSIYADGVSSLLKRDRLDKRSEEVTFVSTDSIRMAGSVKFEIFCKDVLVLSGTLELCPSNGFICESKYHWQGWSMNCESDVHVEAGFFKGNQNHHAGLDSISPAIEVYVAGCYSSSPIILTKTLQIGHGKKQRRRGMLDSIPEYEAILSKKGDSSAAFGIQSQNGLEYKLEEEGNCSLCSGMENFEGEDGELSWFNAGVRVGVGIGLSVCLGVGIGVGLLARTYQGTARNFARRLM from the exons ATGGATTTCCATGAAGAAGTGGAAGTGTCGTTTTCTTTGAGAGAAATGGAGGATTCTGATGAGGAACACCACGAAAACGGGGCTGTCGTAAATGGTAACACTTTCATTAGGCACTCTTCTCACCAGCAAGGCATCAACAACAAGGCATCTCTAGCATGGCTTGATTTGAGAGTTTTTTATGTTAGATTCAGCAAATGTGTGATTCAGGATTATTCAATTCCTGAATGTCTTACAGTGAACTACGTTCCATTGAATCGGGATACTCTTTTAGAGATCAATGGTATTAGGACAAGCATATATGCTGATGGTGTGTCATCCCTTTTGAAAAGGGACAGATTAGATAAACGATCCGAGGAGGTTACTTTTGTGAGTACCGATAGTATCAGGATGGCAGGGAGTgtgaaatttgagattttttgTAAAGATGTGCTGGTTCTATCTGGGACGTTAGAGCTCTGTCCTAGCAATGGATTCATCTGTGAGTCGAAATACCATTGGCAGGGTTGGAGTATGAATTGTGAATCAGATGTACATGTCGAGGCTGGGTTTTTTAAGGGGAATCAAAATCATCATGCGGGTTTGGATTCAATTTCGCCGGCTATCGAGGTTTATGTGGCTGGTTGTTACTCAAGTAGTCCTATTATATTGACTAAAACTTTGCAGATTGGTCACGGGAAGAAGCAAAGGAGGAGAGGGATGCTGGATTCTATTCCAGAATATGAGGCAATTTTAAGTAAGAAAGGTGATTCCTCGGCTGCCTTCGGAATCCAG TCTCAGAATGGCCTGGAGTACAAACTGGAAGAGGAAGGTAACTGCAGTCTATGTTCAGGAATGGAGAATTTCGAAGGTGAAGATGGAGAATTATCATGGTTCAATGCTGGAGTAAGAGTTGGTGTAGGCATTGGCCTCAGTGTTTGCCTTGGCGTCGGGATAGGAGTTGGATTGCTCGCTCGAACTTACCAAGGAACGGCCAGAAACTTTGCAAGGCGCCTAATGTGA